The proteins below come from a single Eucalyptus grandis isolate ANBG69807.140 chromosome 3, ASM1654582v1, whole genome shotgun sequence genomic window:
- the LOC104451114 gene encoding receptor-like protein 13 has protein sequence MTSLRVLDVQNNTFGGVIPSSLLYNLKSLEYIDFSGNAFEGSLSLASLANNSNLEVFRLIHYNNRLVVNTEEPNWLPSFQLKAFSLSNCVLNKDANGVIPSFLKKQHHLRVVQLNHNGLIGNFPNWLLDNNLDLRQLELKGNNLSGSFYLTSNVNFVNLLIFDVSANIIEGELPSHFGYILPNLFYLNLSNNNLKGGIPSSMGSMHRLFTLDLSNNGFTGEIPEALTKDCESLSTLKLSSNNLQGQMLPRNFNLTYLEFLYLDNNYFTGEISPGILKSSLQVLDVSNNCLSGTLPNWIGDIKNLEVLMLSSNLLEGPLPLSFCNLHHLVLLDLSSNNLGPNIPPCANVTSMKFLHLANYTLVGNFPHLLSRASSIVTLDLRHNALSGEIPSWIGSLRNLKALLLQGNGFEGSIPLGLCSLKNMNILDLSNNNFCGQIPSCLKDLTFGKGGVSMDTYSTMESTKWFGSLDNYKGRFTIFDFSELFIDVQKFELEEVKFMTKSRLESYKRTVLKLMSGIDLSQNNLAGFIPPEVGLLSELRALNLSHNHLIGPIPEMFSNLKDVESLDLSYNSLTGPIPPQLTELYSLSNFRVAHNNLSGRTPNQKNQFATFDKASYEGNPLLCGAPLTSCDDSNKEQGTRTSLNHTMVDDYWREAFLWSFVGSYVVAFLGVVLFLYLNSYY, from the coding sequence ATGACCTCACTCCGTGTGCTTGATGTTCAAAATAATACTTTTGGCGGGGTCATTCCTTCATCTCTCCTCTATAATCTCAAGTCACTTGAATATATTGACTTTTCTGGAAATGCATTTGAAGGCTCACTTTCGCTTGCTTCCTTGGCTAATAATTCTAACCTTGAGGTATTCCGACTCATCCACTACAATAATCGTCTAGTAGTAAACACAGAAGAGCCCAATTGGCTTCCTTCATTTCAGCTAAAGGCGTTTAGTCTATCAAACTGCGTGCTCAACAAAGATGCAAATGGCGTAATTCCTAGCTTTTTGAAAAAACAACATCACTTGAGGGTTGTTCAACTCAACCACAATGGACTGATaggaaatttcccaaattggcTATTGGACAACAATCTAGATCTAAGACAGTTGGAACTCAAAGGCAACAATTTGTCAGGTTCATTTTATTTGACTTCCAATGTGAATTTTGTCAACTTATTGATTTTTGATGTGTCTGCTAATATTATTGAAGGAGAGCTTCCATCTCATTTTGGTTATATCCTCCCGAACTTGTTCTATTTGAACTTGTCAAACAACAATTTGAAAGGTGGAATCCCTTCCTCAATGGGTAGTATGCACCGGCTATTTACGTTGGACTTATCGAATAATGGCTTCACAGGAGAAATACCAGAGGCACTGACTAAAGATTGTGAGTCACTTTCTACATTGAAATTGTCAAGCAACAATTTGCAAGGCCAGATGCTACCGAGGAATTTTAACTTGacatatttggaatttttatatCTGGATAACAATTATTTCACAGGGGAGATATCACCTGGCATATTAAAAAGCTCCTTGCAAGTTTTGGATGTAAGTAACAATTGCCTATCTGGAACACTTCCTAATTGGATTGGAGATATTAAAAACTTGGAAGTACTTATGCTATCAAGTAATTTATTGGAAGGTCCTTTACCACTGAGCTTCTGCAACTTACATCATCTCGTTCTTTTAGACCTTTCAAGTAACAACCTTGGGCCGAATATACCCCCCTGTGCCAATGTTACAAGTATGAAGTTCTTGCATTTAGCAAATTACACACTTGTTGGGAATTTTCCTCATCTTCTCTCTAGAGCTTCATCGATTGTCACATTGGATCTTAGACACAATGCATTATCAGGTGAGATTCCCAGTTGGATCGGTTCACTTCGGAACTTGAAGGCTCTTCTACTGCAAGGAAACGGTTTTGAAGGTTCAATCCCTCTAGGTCTATGTTCattgaaaaatatgaacataTTGGATCTCTCCAACAATAATTTTTGTGGACAAATTCCTTCATGTTTGAAAGATTTGACATTTGGAAAGGGTGGGGTATCTATGGATACATATTCTACCATGGAGAGTACGAAGTGGTTTGGGTCATTAGACAACTATAAGGGCAGATTCACTATATTCGATTTTTCTGAACTTTTCATAGATGTCCAAAAGTTTGAATTAGAGGAAGTAAAGTTCATGACAAAGAGTAGATTGGAATCTTATAAGAGAACCGTTCTAAAACTAATGTCCGGAATCGATCTCTCACAGAACAATTTGGCGGGCTTTATTCCTCCAGAGGTCGGCCTCTTGAGTGAACTTCGAGCCTTGAACCTGTCACACAATCATTTGATAGGACCGATCCCAGAAATGTTTTCCAATTTGAAGGACGTAGAGAGCTTAGACCTATCCTACAATAGCTTAACTGGTCCCATCCCTCCACAACTAACAGAGCTCTACTCCCTGTCAAATTTTAGAGTAGCTCATAACAACTTGTCAGGCAGGAcaccaaaccaaaaaaatcaatttgcaacTTTTGATAAAGCAAGTTATGAAGGTAACCCTCTTCTTTGTGGAGCACCATTAACAAGCTGTGATGACTCAAATAAGGAACAAGGGACAAGAACATCTTTAAATCATACCATGGTGGATGACTACTGGAGAGAAGCCTTCTTGTGGAGTTTTGTGGGATCATATGTTGTGGCATTCCTTGGGGTGGTTCTTTTTCTCTATCTAAACTCGTACTATTAG